A section of the Elizabethkingia anophelis R26 genome encodes:
- a CDS encoding nuclear transport factor 2 family protein has product MSTKSLIIGVAAMGVVALASCSKKETITTKEVITSESKDQAAANKQLVLDFYQKMFGDKDLSAVDQYIAPEYIQHNPTVADGAKAFKEAAAKWFEGAPKTKIDVQHIAAEGDLVFIHLKNKNEDGSLKSTIDIFRIKDGKIVEHWDAQEDVPKEAANAHPMF; this is encoded by the coding sequence ATGAGTACAAAAAGTTTAATTATTGGAGTAGCAGCAATGGGAGTGGTAGCACTTGCAAGTTGCAGTAAGAAGGAAACTATAACCACTAAAGAGGTAATAACAAGCGAATCTAAAGATCAGGCAGCGGCTAATAAGCAATTGGTATTGGATTTTTATCAAAAGATGTTTGGAGATAAAGATCTGTCGGCTGTAGATCAGTATATAGCACCTGAATATATACAACATAATCCTACTGTGGCAGACGGAGCAAAAGCATTTAAAGAAGCTGCTGCAAAATGGTTTGAAGGAGCTCCTAAAACTAAAATAGATGTACAGCATATTGCTGCAGAGGGAGATTTAGTTTTTATACATTTAAAAAATAAAAATGAGGACGGAAGCCTGAAATCTACTATTGATATTTTCAGAATTAAAGATGGTAAAATTGTTGAACACTGGGATGCTCAGGAAGATGTTCCAAAAGAAGCTGCAAATGCACATCCGATGTTTTAA
- a CDS encoding Rrf2 family transcriptional regulator, which produces MLNNLRFATAIHILILLEKNPEVWMSSEYIAGSINVNPVVVRKEIKNLKALGYIQSKEGKGGGAKLATDAGKITLAAIYRSVSEDQKGKLNSPNPACPVGRQINEHLTDLYEEINRKTEEVLGQYTLENYSKQFK; this is translated from the coding sequence ATGCTTAACAATTTAAGATTTGCAACAGCCATTCATATTCTTATCCTTCTCGAAAAAAATCCTGAAGTATGGATGAGTTCTGAATATATAGCAGGAAGTATAAATGTAAATCCTGTTGTTGTGAGAAAAGAAATAAAAAATCTGAAAGCTTTAGGTTATATCCAGAGTAAAGAAGGCAAAGGCGGCGGTGCTAAATTAGCAACGGACGCAGGGAAAATTACACTTGCAGCAATATACCGCAGTGTAAGTGAGGATCAGAAAGGCAAACTAAACTCACCAAATCCGGCATGTCCCGTTGGAAGACAAATCAACGAACATTTAACAGATCTCTACGAGGAAATTAACAGAAAGACTGAAGAAGTTTTAGGACAATACACATTAGAAAATTACAGTAAACAATTTAAATAA
- a CDS encoding NAD(P)-dependent oxidoreductase yields MKVAVIGATGFVGSHIVNELATRNHEVTAISRNTNENQLPENVKSVTADVTNTAQLAEVLKGNDVVISSYNAGWTNPNLYNDFLTGSESIQQAVKDAGIKRLIIVGGAGSLLIDGKKVVDGPDFPDAYKPGAKAASDYLDIIRNEQNLDWTFFSPALGMNAGNPGERTGKYRTGLDSPVFDADGNSYLSVADTAVALVDEAENPKHIKERFTAAY; encoded by the coding sequence ATGAAAGTAGCAGTAATCGGAGCCACAGGATTTGTTGGCTCACATATCGTAAACGAATTAGCAACAAGAAATCACGAAGTAACAGCGATTTCCAGAAACACAAATGAAAATCAGCTTCCTGAAAATGTAAAATCTGTAACTGCAGATGTAACGAATACAGCACAACTGGCAGAAGTACTGAAAGGTAATGATGTTGTAATCTCTTCGTACAACGCAGGATGGACAAACCCAAATCTTTACAATGACTTCTTAACAGGATCTGAAAGCATCCAACAAGCAGTAAAAGACGCTGGTATTAAAAGATTAATTATTGTAGGCGGAGCTGGAAGTTTACTAATCGATGGTAAAAAAGTGGTTGACGGACCAGACTTCCCGGATGCATACAAACCTGGAGCAAAAGCAGCCAGCGACTATCTGGATATTATCCGTAACGAACAAAATCTTGATTGGACATTCTTCAGCCCTGCACTAGGGATGAATGCAGGAAATCCAGGCGAAAGAACCGGAAAATACAGAACAGGTTTAGACAGTCCTGTATTCGATGCAGATGGTAACTCGTATCTTTCTGTAGCAGATACAGCAGTAGCTTTGGTTGATGAAGCAGAAAATCCTAAACATATTAAAGAAAGATTTACAGCTGCATACTAA
- a CDS encoding HdeD family acid-resistance protein yields the protein MDNYNNPGRLWFLPLITGILFIVVGIWIFKTPMESYLTLSIFFAVTFLISGLFEIIHALSNTHLRNWGWSLAGGLIDLLFGIIMISSPLLSATVLALYVGFIILFRSFMSIGFALNLRELQSRSWASPLIFGIIGVIFAIIMIVNPAFGGLSIIIYTALAFILVGIVQISFAFMIRKLKR from the coding sequence ATGGACAATTACAACAACCCTGGAAGACTTTGGTTTCTTCCTCTTATTACGGGTATCCTCTTTATCGTTGTAGGAATCTGGATTTTCAAAACGCCAATGGAATCTTACCTAACGCTTTCAATATTTTTCGCTGTAACTTTCCTGATAAGCGGGCTTTTCGAAATCATTCACGCACTAAGCAATACCCATCTCCGCAACTGGGGTTGGTCTCTTGCTGGCGGGCTTATCGACTTATTATTCGGTATCATTATGATCTCTTCTCCCTTGCTATCCGCAACTGTACTGGCATTATATGTAGGCTTTATTATTTTATTCCGTTCCTTTATGAGTATAGGATTTGCTCTGAACCTCAGAGAGCTTCAATCCAGATCATGGGCTAGCCCTTTAATCTTTGGAATAATAGGTGTTATTTTCGCCATCATTATGATTGTTAATCCTGCATTTGGTGGCCTAAGCATTATCATCTATACAGCATTGGCTTTTATTCTTGTAGGTATTGTACAGATTTCGTTTGCTTTTATGATCAGAAAACTGAAAAGATAA